The Babylonia areolata isolate BAREFJ2019XMU chromosome 17, ASM4173473v1, whole genome shotgun sequence genome has a window encoding:
- the LOC143291619 gene encoding uncharacterized protein LOC143291619, with protein MASCVVVTAVFSVLITAVAIIVAFATPNWLKFRGSNPTSLCTSGSIFDYCKTCDCGLWLRCHGDITEAGNLDNCRWFFADDFYIEQNLPNWFKAVQGMMGVAVASSLLALLIALFSLCCYCKNCNPHQAACAFIGLTFLLVASSVCVFGAKSHLESDAQVKAETLSFHPLFGWSFWVAVGAGGMAFISTILYCALCTSRRNELV; from the exons ATGGCGTCATGTGTTGTTGTGACGGCAGTCTTTAGTGTCTTGATAACGGCGGTGGCGATCATCGTAGCCTTTGCTACTCCCAATTGGCTAAAATTTCGTGGAAGCAACCCCACCAGCCTATGCACCTCAGGATCTATATTCGACTATTGCAAGACGTGTGATTGTGGCCTTTGGTTGAGATGCCATGGAGACATCACGGAAGCAGGAAACCTTGACAACTGCCGCTGGTTCTTTGCGGACGACTTCTACATTGAGCAGAATTTGCCAA aCTGGTTCAAGGCAGTGcaggggatgatgggggtggcgGTGGCCAGCAGTCTGCTGGCGCTGCTGATCGCGCTGTTCTCCCTCTGCTGCTACTGCAAGAACTGCAACCCTCACCAGGCTGCCTGCGCCTTCATTGGCCTCACTT TCCTGCTGGTGGCGTCGTCGGTGTGCGTCTTTGGCGCCAAGAGCCACCTGGAGTCGGACGCGCAGGTGAAGGCGGAGACGCTCTCCTTCCACCCGCTCTTCGGCTGGAGCTTCTGGGTGGCCGTGGGGGCTGGGGGCATGGCCTTCATCTCGACCATCCTCTACTGCGCCCTCTGCACCAGCCGCCGCAACGAGCTCGTCtga